A part of Paenibacillus donghaensis genomic DNA contains:
- a CDS encoding DUF1349 domain-containing protein has product MSTERVDWSKGKWSHEPVSSTVEADSKLRVEAVESSDYWQKTMYGFQHDNGHSLLAAWEDDKAVEVSFSLDGFTELYDQAGLMLWLDDTHWIKAGVELNDGVPHIGAVVTHEYSDWSLSPVPEWTGEEVTLRASQMNDAVILRARTRNHPWRTIRVARFPYETGKQAGPFLCAPTRSGFKVTFTRWVCTSPDQDIHVDPPLEE; this is encoded by the coding sequence ATGAGTACGGAAAGAGTGGATTGGAGCAAGGGGAAATGGAGCCATGAGCCGGTGTCTTCCACTGTGGAGGCCGATAGCAAGCTAAGGGTTGAAGCTGTGGAGAGCAGTGATTATTGGCAAAAAACGATGTATGGCTTCCAGCATGACAATGGCCATTCGCTGCTGGCTGCCTGGGAGGATGACAAGGCAGTTGAAGTCAGCTTCTCCTTGGATGGGTTCACCGAATTGTACGATCAGGCGGGACTGATGCTCTGGCTAGATGATACCCATTGGATCAAAGCAGGAGTGGAATTGAATGACGGGGTTCCTCATATCGGGGCCGTGGTAACCCATGAATACTCCGACTGGTCTCTCTCCCCTGTACCGGAATGGACCGGGGAAGAAGTAACCCTCCGCGCCTCACAGATGAACGACGCGGTGATCCTGAGAGCCAGAACCCGGAACCATCCCTGGCGGACGATCCGCGTAGCTCGCTTCCCTTATGAAACCGGTAAGCAGGCTGGCCCGTTCCTGTGTGCGCCTACCAGGTCCGGCTTCAAGGTCACCTTCACACGCTGGGTCTGCACCTCGCCTGATCAGGATATCCATGTAGACCCGCCGCTGGAAGAATAG
- a CDS encoding MogA/MoaB family molybdenum cofactor biosynthesis protein, translating to MSSVDDHRREAPQSVSCYIITVSDTRTPETDTGGDLIQSLLEADGYRINGRTIVQDDYEDIRELVYKSSVDPAVEAILLTGGTGISPRDTTYEAVASLLDKSLPGFGEIFRLLSFTEDIGSAAMLSRAIAGTIGSTVVFSMPGSTGAVKLAMERLILPELRHCMREIYKR from the coding sequence ATCTCATCTGTTGATGACCACCGCCGCGAGGCGCCGCAAAGTGTATCCTGTTATATTATTACGGTCTCCGATACGCGCACACCTGAAACCGATACCGGCGGCGACTTAATCCAGTCCTTGCTGGAGGCAGACGGTTACCGGATCAACGGCCGTACGATTGTGCAGGATGATTATGAGGATATTCGTGAGCTGGTCTACAAAAGCTCGGTCGATCCTGCAGTCGAAGCGATCCTGCTTACCGGAGGAACGGGCATCTCCCCAAGGGATACCACGTATGAAGCCGTGGCCTCCCTGCTGGACAAGTCCCTGCCCGGCTTTGGTGAGATCTTCCGCCTGCTGAGCTTCACGGAAGATATCGGCTCTGCCGCCATGCTTAGCCGGGCGATTGCCGGCACCATCGGCAGCACGGTGGTATTCTCCATGCCGGGCTCCACGGGAGCCGTCAAGCTGGCGATGGAGCGGCTGATCCTTCCCGAGTTGCGCCACTGCATGCGCGAGATCTACAAGCGCTGA
- the treC gene encoding alpha,alpha-phosphotrehalase encodes MNHSTGQDWWRKSTVYQVYPKSFKDTTGSGTGDIRGLTGKLDYLQELGIDIVWLQPVYVSPQNDNGYDVADYRRISEDFGSMEDFDQLAAGLKKRGMSLMTDIVVNHSSTEHPWFQEAKLSRDSRYRDYYIWRDPGPDGGLPNNWQSKFGGPAWQWEEATGQYFLTLFDKTQADLNWENSKVRQEVADLMSFWAEKGVSGFRMDVINLISKDQEFLNDDGSKPPGDGRKFYTDGPRVHEYIKELYKRVFGPHNVVTVGEMSSTTLEHCIRYSNPHEQEFSMTFNFHHLKVDYPGGNKWELMPYDFEALKRLLSEWQTGMQQGGGWNALFWNNHDQPRALSRFADDGKYRIESAKMLATTLHGLQGTPYVYQGEEIGMPNPQWKDISEFRDIESTNMYRILQEQGKSAEEALTILRERSRDNSRTPMLWDDSRNAGFTSGTPWLKIDERYKEINVASQLPNPDSILNHYKQVIALRKQEQVITDGRYKRLDEQHPQIFAYERDNGQDTLVVVSNFSGQEAEFTFPDDLWTQAGAYEAELLSSNTAQAPAWEKQMQLSPYASYMWIIRNT; translated from the coding sequence ATGAACCATTCAACCGGGCAGGATTGGTGGCGTAAATCGACCGTTTATCAGGTGTATCCCAAAAGCTTCAAAGATACTACAGGCAGCGGAACCGGAGACATCCGGGGACTAACCGGCAAGCTGGATTATTTGCAGGAGTTGGGCATAGACATTGTTTGGCTGCAGCCGGTATACGTATCCCCGCAAAATGATAACGGTTACGATGTTGCGGATTACCGCAGGATCAGTGAGGATTTCGGCAGCATGGAGGATTTTGACCAGTTGGCGGCAGGCCTGAAGAAGCGCGGTATGTCGCTGATGACGGACATCGTAGTCAACCATTCTTCCACAGAGCACCCATGGTTCCAGGAAGCAAAATTGTCGAGGGACAGCCGTTACCGGGATTATTACATATGGCGTGATCCTGGTCCTGATGGCGGGCTGCCCAACAATTGGCAGTCGAAATTTGGCGGACCCGCCTGGCAGTGGGAGGAAGCCACCGGACAATATTTTCTGACACTTTTCGATAAGACACAGGCTGATCTGAATTGGGAGAATTCCAAGGTGCGGCAGGAGGTTGCCGATCTGATGAGCTTTTGGGCAGAAAAAGGAGTAAGCGGCTTCAGGATGGATGTGATTAACCTGATCTCCAAAGATCAGGAGTTCCTGAATGATGATGGCAGCAAGCCACCAGGCGACGGGCGTAAATTCTACACGGATGGTCCGCGTGTCCATGAATACATCAAAGAGTTATACAAGCGGGTCTTTGGTCCGCATAACGTAGTAACCGTAGGGGAGATGTCGTCCACCACGCTTGAGCACTGCATCCGCTACTCCAATCCGCATGAGCAGGAGTTCTCGATGACCTTTAACTTCCATCATCTGAAGGTGGATTACCCGGGAGGGAATAAATGGGAGCTGATGCCATATGATTTCGAAGCGCTGAAACGCCTGCTGTCGGAGTGGCAGACCGGGATGCAGCAGGGAGGCGGCTGGAACGCACTCTTCTGGAATAATCACGATCAGCCGCGGGCCTTGTCCCGGTTCGCAGACGATGGAAAGTATCGGATCGAAAGCGCCAAAATGCTGGCTACGACCCTGCATGGACTCCAGGGCACCCCTTATGTGTACCAGGGAGAAGAGATCGGGATGCCGAATCCACAATGGAAGGACATCAGTGAGTTCAGGGATATCGAGTCCACCAACATGTACCGGATTCTGCAGGAGCAGGGCAAAAGCGCAGAAGAAGCCCTTACCATCCTGCGGGAAAGATCCCGCGACAACTCGCGGACCCCGATGCTGTGGGATGACAGCAGAAACGCCGGCTTCACCAGCGGCACCCCATGGCTAAAGATTGACGAACGCTACAAGGAGATTAATGTAGCCTCGCAGCTGCCGAACCCGGATTCCATACTGAACCACTACAAGCAGGTGATCGCGCTGCGCAAGCAGGAGCAGGTCATTACCGATGGACGCTATAAACGGCTGGATGAGCAGCATCCGCAGATTTTTGCCTATGAACGGGATAATGGCCAGGATACGCTGGTGGTGGTCTCCAATTTCAGCGGGCAAGAGGCGGAATTCACCTTCCCGGACGATCTGTGGACGCAGGCAGGAGCTTACGAAGCGGAGCTGCTCTCCAGCAATACGGCACAGGCTCCGGCTTGGGAGAAACAGATGCAACTGTCTCCTTATGCCTCCTATATGTGGATTATTCGCAATACGTAA
- a CDS encoding CobW family GTP-binding protein translates to MEQVTPVYILSGFLGSGKTTLLQRLLEHWKALGERPAVVMNELGEVNLDGLLVEQSVPMAELLGGCICCSIRGDLSTELATLMKKESPDVVIIEATGAANPLEIVDGVTETSLYQKVELKGLITVVDAAHLLELYRAQQGQTYRLMQEQIRCASVLVMNKTDRITEAEALEISAVLRKWNAYAPIMPAVRCELPVAELLSQAGGVITEPRPAEAKAGLAAGEAEPVGSPETSAHPTHDHVMAYTHYFKHAVDSHEFEQFVKELPRDVYRAKGIVSFSDTSSRFLFQYAYRESDFMKITPQGEVPDVAVFIGEHFSSGELRHRLLQLEMSAIPRPVKVRRGL, encoded by the coding sequence ATGGAACAGGTTACACCTGTATATATATTGTCCGGTTTTCTGGGCAGCGGCAAGACAACGCTGCTCCAGCGGCTGCTGGAGCACTGGAAAGCCTTGGGTGAGCGTCCGGCGGTAGTGATGAATGAGCTGGGCGAGGTGAACCTGGACGGTTTGCTTGTGGAACAAAGTGTGCCGATGGCCGAACTGTTGGGCGGTTGCATCTGCTGCTCGATCCGGGGCGATCTTAGCACGGAGCTGGCCACACTTATGAAGAAGGAATCGCCGGATGTGGTCATTATTGAGGCAACCGGAGCTGCCAATCCGCTGGAGATTGTGGATGGAGTGACCGAAACCTCGCTGTATCAGAAGGTGGAGCTGAAAGGCCTGATTACCGTTGTGGATGCGGCACATCTGCTGGAACTGTACCGGGCGCAGCAGGGGCAGACGTACCGGCTGATGCAGGAGCAGATCCGCTGTGCGTCAGTGCTGGTTATGAACAAAACAGACCGGATCACTGAAGCGGAAGCGCTGGAGATATCCGCCGTGCTGCGCAAATGGAATGCTTATGCGCCAATCATGCCTGCAGTCCGCTGCGAGCTGCCTGTCGCTGAGCTGCTGAGCCAGGCAGGTGGAGTGATTACAGAGCCTCGTCCCGCTGAAGCGAAGGCCGGTTTGGCAGCTGGAGAAGCGGAACCTGTAGGTTCTCCCGAGACGTCCGCCCATCCTACTCATGATCATGTAATGGCCTATACGCATTATTTCAAGCATGCGGTAGACAGTCATGAATTTGAGCAGTTTGTGAAGGAGCTGCCCCGCGATGTATACAGAGCCAAGGGCATCGTCTCCTTCAGCGATACTTCCAGCCGTTTTCTCTTTCAGTATGCATACCGGGAATCGGATTTCATGAAGATTACCCCGCAAGGTGAAGTGCCTGATGTCGCCGTGTTTATCGGGGAGCATTTCTCCTCGGGCGAGCTTCGCCACAGGCTCCTGCAGCTGGAAATGTCAGCTATCCCGCGTCCGGTGAAGGTGAGAAGAGGCCTGTGA
- a CDS encoding four-helix bundle copper-binding protein, translated as MTRIQYQECIDACIQTMNACNYSYVSSLKEYDLASLRESIRLDRECADICSFAIQAMTRQSPFIADILRLCADICEACANESSKHLHIHCKDCIEYCRNCAALCRSLSEAAVVYA; from the coding sequence ATGACGCGAATTCAATATCAGGAGTGCATTGATGCTTGTATTCAAACCATGAACGCCTGTAACTATAGCTATGTTTCAAGTCTGAAGGAATATGATTTGGCTTCCCTCAGGGAGAGTATCCGGCTGGATCGTGAATGTGCTGACATTTGCTCCTTCGCCATTCAGGCTATGACCCGTCAGAGTCCTTTTATCGCTGATATTCTACGCTTATGTGCCGATATCTGTGAAGCCTGTGCCAATGAGAGCAGCAAACATCTACATATCCATTGCAAGGACTGCATTGAATATTGCCGCAACTGTGCAGCACTTTGCCGCTCGCTCAGCGAAGCTGCTGTCGTATATGCCTAA
- the treR gene encoding trehalose operon repressor, whose translation MNKNIYLHIYNDYTERILSGTIAAGKKIPSESELAEAYDTSRETVRKALHLLSQNGYIHKIKGKGSFVLDIERMNFPVTGLISFKEVSERLGRATRTILYENGQVNSTAEIARYLQIQPGEPVWKVVRAREIEGEKIILDKDYFVTSVVDSLPTQAASSSIYQYLEEDQKLTISYAKKEISVEEVTAEDELLLDLHDYRHIVVVRNYVHLVDTKLFQYTESRHRLDKFQFVDFARRVKKEM comes from the coding sequence ATGAATAAGAACATTTATCTGCACATCTATAATGACTATACGGAGCGGATTCTCTCGGGAACCATCGCTGCAGGCAAGAAGATACCTTCCGAAAGTGAGTTGGCCGAGGCTTATGATACCTCCCGGGAGACCGTCCGCAAAGCGCTGCATTTATTGTCCCAGAACGGATATATCCACAAAATCAAGGGCAAGGGATCATTTGTACTCGACATAGAGCGGATGAACTTTCCGGTGACGGGACTCATCAGCTTCAAGGAGGTATCCGAGCGGCTTGGACGCGCGACAAGAACGATCCTGTATGAGAACGGCCAGGTTAACAGTACAGCTGAGATCGCCCGCTATCTGCAGATTCAGCCCGGCGAGCCGGTGTGGAAGGTAGTGCGTGCCCGCGAAATTGAAGGGGAGAAGATTATCCTCGATAAGGACTATTTTGTGACCAGCGTGGTTGATTCCTTGCCGACTCAGGCTGCCAGCAGCTCGATTTATCAATATCTGGAAGAGGACCAGAAGCTTACGATCAGCTATGCCAAGAAAGAAATTTCCGTAGAGGAAGTGACAGCCGAGGATGAGCTGCTGCTCGATCTGCACGATTACCGGCATATTGTCGTGGTGCGCAATTATGTCCATCTGGTCGATACGAAGCTGTTTCAGTATACGGAGTCACGGCATCGCCTGGACAAATTCCAGTTCGTGGATTTCGCCCGCCGGGTCAAGAAGGAAATGTAA
- a CDS encoding DNA glycosylase AlkZ-like family protein, which produces MLTYTLTPQEARRFLLRHQRLTSGALPAGKQSIYDYVRHVGCIQYDPLRIAGHNHELVLQARVPGFTPEQATELLYKDRLLIDGWDKNMSIYCTEDWAHLQRRRNLFVNHYQDNTELMDAVGRVRQALIERGPLSSLELEGEDKIAWAWAPARLARAALESMYFWGELAVHHRIHTRRYYDFTAHLLPEQLVHAPDPNPEDEQYHDWYVLRRIGSIGLQWNRSGDGWLGIGGLKSKERTAAVLRLLHRDLLREVRVDGLKLPLYIRTMDAPLLEEILQEEYPVKEQAGTVPFAAALAPLDNLLWDRELIRQLFGFHYRWEVYKPAAEREYGYYVLPLLYEDRFIARFEPVMDKSAGVLNILNWWWEADIALTAPMIPALRAALVSLALCTGSATVQFAPGLAAACGLEPLEDHTGGIRVSNPSL; this is translated from the coding sequence TTGTTAACCTATACATTGACCCCGCAAGAGGCCCGGCGGTTCCTGCTGCGCCATCAGCGCTTAACCTCCGGCGCTCTCCCTGCAGGCAAGCAGAGCATCTACGACTATGTGCGCCATGTGGGCTGTATTCAATATGATCCCTTGCGGATAGCCGGACATAATCATGAGCTTGTCCTGCAGGCCCGGGTTCCCGGCTTCACACCTGAGCAAGCCACAGAACTGCTGTATAAGGACCGGCTGCTGATTGATGGCTGGGACAAGAATATGTCCATTTACTGCACAGAGGACTGGGCCCATCTGCAGAGAAGAAGAAACCTGTTCGTGAACCATTATCAGGATAACACCGAGCTGATGGATGCCGTAGGACGCGTCAGGCAAGCACTGATCGAGCGCGGTCCCCTCTCCTCGCTGGAGCTGGAAGGGGAAGACAAAATCGCCTGGGCCTGGGCGCCAGCTCGGCTGGCTCGGGCCGCATTGGAGAGCATGTACTTCTGGGGTGAGCTGGCTGTCCATCACCGTATACATACCCGCCGTTACTATGACTTCACGGCGCACCTGCTGCCCGAGCAGCTGGTGCATGCTCCGGACCCTAATCCGGAAGACGAGCAATATCACGACTGGTATGTGCTGCGGCGGATCGGCAGCATCGGCCTGCAGTGGAACAGGTCCGGCGACGGATGGCTGGGCATCGGCGGCTTGAAAAGCAAGGAACGGACGGCAGCCGTGTTGCGTCTGCTGCACAGAGACCTGCTTCGTGAAGTGCGGGTCGACGGACTCAAGCTGCCGCTATACATACGAACTATGGATGCTCCATTGCTGGAGGAAATTTTGCAGGAAGAATATCCGGTGAAGGAACAAGCAGGTACAGTACCTTTCGCTGCAGCTCTGGCACCGCTGGACAATCTACTCTGGGACAGGGAATTGATCCGGCAGCTGTTCGGCTTTCATTACCGCTGGGAGGTATACAAGCCCGCAGCAGAACGGGAATACGGCTATTATGTGCTTCCACTGCTGTATGAGGACCGCTTTATCGCCAGATTCGAGCCTGTAATGGACAAATCTGCCGGTGTGCTGAATATTCTGAATTGGTGGTGGGAAGCGGATATAGCTTTAACCGCCCCGATGATTCCGGCGCTGAGAGCCGCCCTGGTCTCCCTGGCTCTATGCACCGGCTCCGCCACGGTGCAGTTTGCACCCGGACTTGCCGCGGCCTGCGGTCTGGAGCCGCTGGAGGATCATACAGGCGGAATCAGGGTCAGCAATCCAAGCCTATAA
- the treP gene encoding PTS system trehalose-specific EIIBC component, whose product MANQRENVERIIQAIGGKDNIEVATHCVTRLRFALNDEGLVDKEALERNDLVKGHFSTQGQFQVIIGPGLVDKVYDEMMEITGGSRASKDDVKTAASKRQNPLQQGIKTLADIFIPILPAIVMAGLLLGINNILTGPGIFFDGKSLVDVYPQWKDVASIINTIASTAFTFLPALIGWSAVKRFGGSPLLGIVMGLILVHPDLLSAYGYADAKLEGTVPVWNLFGWEVNKIGYQGQVLPVLVSAYFLAKLEGWLNRKVPDSFKLLIVAPVALLITGFLAFTVIGPITFVIANAITSGLVSIFDLFPALGGLIYGGFYALLVITGMHHTFLAVDIQLIGSEGGTFLWPMLALSNIAQGAAALGMLLVAKKEKTKGLAVTSSISAFLGVTEPAIFGVNIRFKYPFIFGMIGSALAGVLLAMNNVLASSIGVGGIPGFLSIFPNQWGIFFVGMAIVLIVPFTATVLYGKLRGRGDEEADETDAGTSQAKQVSTSASMSAAAPATASVQNIPSSAVKSDAPSTAVHVLEIHSPVKGRIVPLEQVPDPAFAERQMGSGVAVEPVEGKVLAPFDATVGHVIKSKHAVILEHASGVQLLVHVGINTVSLKGEGFTAHVKTGDQVKAGQLLLEFDQEAIAAAGYPLITPLIIPDGQEVIERVEELIPNGDTGQPVVLKVYLKG is encoded by the coding sequence ATGGCGAACCAGCGTGAAAATGTGGAACGGATTATCCAGGCCATCGGGGGCAAGGACAATATTGAAGTCGCGACCCACTGTGTCACCCGGCTCAGATTTGCCCTGAATGATGAAGGTCTTGTCGATAAGGAGGCTCTGGAGCGCAATGATCTGGTCAAAGGCCATTTCTCTACGCAGGGCCAGTTCCAGGTCATTATCGGACCGGGGTTGGTAGACAAGGTATATGACGAGATGATGGAGATTACAGGCGGCAGCCGGGCCAGTAAGGACGATGTGAAGACGGCGGCAAGCAAACGCCAGAATCCGCTGCAGCAGGGGATCAAGACGCTAGCCGACATCTTTATCCCGATTCTGCCTGCGATCGTGATGGCCGGTCTGCTGCTGGGGATCAATAACATCCTGACCGGACCCGGTATTTTCTTCGACGGCAAATCGCTGGTTGATGTGTACCCGCAGTGGAAGGATGTCGCATCCATCATCAACACGATTGCCAGTACAGCGTTTACTTTCCTGCCTGCCCTGATCGGCTGGTCGGCGGTCAAACGGTTTGGCGGCAGTCCGCTGCTTGGGATCGTGATGGGTCTGATTCTGGTTCATCCCGACTTGCTGAGTGCATACGGCTATGCTGATGCCAAGCTGGAAGGTACAGTACCCGTGTGGAACCTGTTCGGCTGGGAGGTCAACAAGATTGGCTACCAGGGTCAGGTGCTGCCGGTACTGGTATCCGCCTATTTCCTGGCGAAGCTGGAGGGCTGGCTTAACCGCAAGGTTCCCGATTCGTTTAAGCTGCTGATTGTGGCTCCTGTAGCCTTGCTGATTACCGGATTCCTGGCTTTTACCGTTATCGGTCCCATTACCTTCGTGATCGCGAATGCGATTACTTCCGGTCTGGTCAGCATCTTCGACCTCTTCCCGGCGCTGGGCGGCCTGATCTATGGCGGATTCTATGCTCTGCTGGTTATCACTGGTATGCATCATACCTTCCTGGCAGTTGATATTCAACTGATCGGTTCTGAAGGCGGAACCTTCCTGTGGCCTATGCTGGCCCTGTCGAATATCGCCCAAGGGGCGGCGGCACTTGGTATGCTGCTGGTAGCCAAGAAAGAGAAGACGAAAGGGCTGGCGGTCACCTCCTCCATCTCCGCATTCCTGGGCGTAACCGAGCCTGCGATCTTCGGGGTGAATATACGCTTTAAATATCCATTTATCTTCGGGATGATCGGTTCGGCGCTGGCCGGCGTGCTGCTGGCGATGAACAACGTGCTGGCTTCATCCATCGGTGTTGGCGGTATCCCCGGGTTTCTGTCGATTTTCCCGAATCAGTGGGGCATATTCTTTGTCGGCATGGCGATTGTGCTGATTGTTCCATTCACAGCGACTGTATTATACGGTAAGCTGCGCGGACGTGGTGATGAAGAAGCTGACGAGACAGATGCAGGTACTTCACAAGCCAAGCAGGTCTCCACTTCGGCTTCAATGTCTGCCGCTGCTCCTGCCACTGCTTCCGTACAAAATATACCGTCCTCTGCAGTTAAATCTGATGCCCCATCCACAGCAGTTCATGTGCTGGAGATTCATTCTCCGGTGAAAGGCAGAATTGTACCGCTGGAGCAGGTGCCTGACCCGGCTTTTGCCGAGCGGCAGATGGGCAGCGGTGTTGCTGTCGAACCGGTAGAAGGCAAAGTGCTGGCACCCTTCGACGCCACAGTCGGCCATGTAATCAAGAGCAAACATGCGGTCATTCTGGAGCATGCCTCAGGGGTGCAGCTGCTGGTCCATGTCGGTATTAATACGGTATCACTCAAGGGAGAGGGCTTCACCGCCCACGTCAAGACTGGTGATCAGGTGAAGGCGGGCCAACTGCTGCTTGAATTCGATCAGGAGGCTATCGCCGCTGCCGGTTACCCGCTCATTACTCCGCTGATTATCCCCGATGGCCAGGAGGTTATTGAACGGGTGGAGGAGCTGATCCCTAACGGGGATACCGGGCAGCCTGTAGTATTAAAGGTCTATCTTAAAGGCTAG
- a CDS encoding ATP-binding cassette domain-containing protein, producing MEVQAGILQATHGSSVMELVQVTKIYSGVAVLEEISLKVKPGTATAVLGHNGSGKSTLLSVMAGLVQPTSGQLMRTMPGLSIGYAPEAFPAVRFTPEQYLRSMGRIRGMTPAAVEITMEKLLRDLDLKPFSNQPMPCFSKGMLQKVNLMQSLLTRPGLLLLDEPLSGLDAASMEACTELLLQLKQEGTAMMFSAHEPLLVEALADNVHLLQAGRTVEVMEAKAYLGLAASVSILCTGLTAEAHQQVQKLPGFIAMKPVVLQPGEKEMNLTFLGAVCDDTLRYLLGAGASIQSVQRHGSAGGTLVQQAERNMTGDGGR from the coding sequence GTGGAAGTGCAAGCAGGAATTCTTCAGGCTACTCATGGATCATCAGTGATGGAGCTTGTTCAGGTTACAAAAATCTACTCCGGTGTAGCTGTCCTGGAGGAGATCTCGCTGAAAGTGAAACCAGGAACCGCAACTGCTGTGCTGGGACATAACGGTTCAGGCAAAAGCACACTGCTGTCTGTAATGGCCGGTCTCGTCCAGCCTACATCGGGGCAGTTAATGCGAACGATGCCCGGACTATCCATTGGTTATGCTCCTGAAGCCTTCCCGGCTGTCCGGTTTACCCCGGAGCAATATTTGCGCAGCATGGGCAGAATCAGGGGGATGACGCCTGCTGCTGTTGAAATCACCATGGAGAAGCTGCTGCGCGACCTGGACCTGAAGCCGTTTAGTAATCAGCCGATGCCGTGTTTCTCCAAAGGCATGCTGCAAAAAGTTAATCTGATGCAAAGTCTGCTGACCCGTCCGGGCCTGCTGCTGCTGGATGAGCCGTTGTCAGGGCTGGATGCTGCTTCAATGGAAGCTTGTACAGAACTATTGCTGCAGCTTAAGCAAGAGGGGACGGCGATGATGTTCTCGGCACATGAGCCGCTGCTTGTCGAAGCGCTGGCGGATAATGTACATCTGCTGCAGGCCGGCAGGACGGTTGAGGTCATGGAGGCCAAGGCCTATCTTGGACTGGCTGCTTCGGTATCCATTCTTTGCACGGGTCTAACCGCCGAAGCCCATCAGCAAGTACAGAAACTACCCGGATTCATCGCTATGAAGCCTGTTGTGCTCCAACCGGGAGAAAAGGAGATGAATCTGACCTTCCTGGGAGCTGTCTGCGACGATACGTTAAGATATCTATTGGGGGCAGGCGCCTCGATCCAATCCGTGCAGCGGCATGGCAGCGCAGGAGGAACTTTGGTTCAGCAGGCTGAACGTAACATGACAGGAGACGGTGGACGATGA